From Alosa sapidissima isolate fAloSap1 chromosome 2, fAloSap1.pri, whole genome shotgun sequence, one genomic window encodes:
- the LOC121700633 gene encoding gamma-crystallin M3-like isoform X2 produces the protein MGRIVFYEERNFQGRSYECMSDCSDMSSYLSRCNSIRVESGCFMIYDRPNFMGNQFFMRRGEYPDNQRLMGMGMMSDFIRSCRMIPQHRGQFRMRIYERENFGGQMSELMEDCDSIMDRFRMSDCQSCNVMDGHWLMYEQPHFRGRMMYMMPGEHRSFRDMGSSMRISSIRRIMDSC, from the exons ATGGGAAGG ATCGTGTTCTACGAGGAGAGGAACTTCCAGGGCCGCTCCTATGAGTGCATGAGCGACTGCTCTGACATGTCCTCCTACCTCAGTCGCTGCAATTCCATCAGGGTGGAGAGCGGCTGCTTCATGATCTACGACCGTCCCAACTTCATGGGCAACCAGTTCTTCATGAGGAGGGGCGAGTATCCCGACAATCAGAGGCTGATGGGTATGGGAATGATGAGTGACTTCATCCGCTCCTGCCGAATGATTCCCCAA CATAGAGGACAGTTCAGAATGAGAATCTACGAGAGGGAGAACTTCGGTGGTCAGATGTCTGAGCTGATGGAGGATTGTGACTCCATCATGGACCGCTTCCGCATGTCTGACTGCCAGTCCTGCAATGTTATGGATGGCCACTGGCTCATGTATGAGCAGCCCCACTTCAGAGGCAGAATGATGTACATGATGCCTGGAGAGCACAGAAGCTTCAGGGACATGGGCTCTAGCATGAGAATCAGCTCCATCAGACGTATCATGGATTCTTGTTAA
- the LOC121700633 gene encoding gamma-crystallin M3-like isoform X1, whose translation MYFQIVFYEERNFQGRSYECMSDCSDMSSYLSRCNSIRVESGCFMIYDRPNFMGNQFFMRRGEYPDNQRLMGMGMMSDFIRSCRMIPQHRGQFRMRIYERENFGGQMSELMEDCDSIMDRFRMSDCQSCNVMDGHWLMYEQPHFRGRMMYMMPGEHRSFRDMGSSMRISSIRRIMDSC comes from the exons ATGTATTTTCAGATCGTGTTCTACGAGGAGAGGAACTTCCAGGGCCGCTCCTATGAGTGCATGAGCGACTGCTCTGACATGTCCTCCTACCTCAGTCGCTGCAATTCCATCAGGGTGGAGAGCGGCTGCTTCATGATCTACGACCGTCCCAACTTCATGGGCAACCAGTTCTTCATGAGGAGGGGCGAGTATCCCGACAATCAGAGGCTGATGGGTATGGGAATGATGAGTGACTTCATCCGCTCCTGCCGAATGATTCCCCAA CATAGAGGACAGTTCAGAATGAGAATCTACGAGAGGGAGAACTTCGGTGGTCAGATGTCTGAGCTGATGGAGGATTGTGACTCCATCATGGACCGCTTCCGCATGTCTGACTGCCAGTCCTGCAATGTTATGGATGGCCACTGGCTCATGTATGAGCAGCCCCACTTCAGAGGCAGAATGATGTACATGATGCCTGGAGAGCACAGAAGCTTCAGGGACATGGGCTCTAGCATGAGAATCAGCTCCATCAGACGTATCATGGATTCTTGTTAA
- the LOC121700673 gene encoding gamma-crystallin M3-like — protein MGKIIFYEDKNFQGRSYESMGDCSDMHSHLSRCQSCRVESGCFMVYDRPNFMGNQHFMRRGEYSDYMNMFGWNDCIRSCRMIPMHRGQYRMRIYERENFGGQMMELNDDCDSIMDRYRMSDCQSCHVMDGHWLMYEQPHFRGRMMYMRPGEYRSFRNMGFNNMKFMSMKRITDMM, from the exons ATGGGAAAG ATAATCTTCTACGAGGACAAGAACTTCCAGGGTCGCTCCTATGAGTCCATGGGAGACTGCTCTGATATGCACTCTCATCTCAGCCGCTGCCAATCCTGCAGGGTGGAGAGCGGCTGCTTCATGGTCTACGACCGTCCCAACTTCATGGGTAACCAGCACTTCATGAGGAGGGGCGAGTACTCTGACTACATGAACATGTTTGGTTGGAACGACTGCATCAGATCCTGCCGCATGATCCCCATG CACAGAGGACAGTACAGAATGAGGATCTACGAGAGGGAGAACTTCGGTGGTCAGATGATGGAGCTGAATGATGACTGTGACTCCATCATGGACCGCTACCGTATGTCTGACTGCCAGTCCTGCCATGTTATGGATGGCCACTGGCTCATGTATGAGCAGCCCCACTTCAGAGGCAGAATGATGTACATGAGGCCTGGAGAGTACAGAAGCTTCAGGAACATGGGATTCAACAACATGAAATTCATGAGCATGAAGCGCATCACTGATATGATGTAA